The DNA sequence TATGGACAGGTATTAAGGCAAGTCCTTATGTACCGTTTATCAATATTGCCCCAGTAATTGCTGGGACAAATGGTATTTCTCCAATTTTTTTGACCACTGTAGGTGTAACTGGAGGGATAGGTTTAGACCTTAAAAACTGGGTGCAGAAAAAAGATGCTGAAGGAAATACAGTGAGAGATGCAGATGGAGAGCCAGTATTAGAAGAAATGTATTCCGTTAAAACAGGTACGGTTCTTACCATTAATACTAAAGAGAAAAAACTTTATAATGGCAACACCGTACTAAAAGATATTTCTGCTGCATTTACACCACAAAAAGTGGAATTCATGAAAGCAGGTGGTTCTTATGCGGTGGTTTTCGGTAAAAAACTACAAACTTTTGCAGCTAAAACTTTAGGAATTGAAATGCCTCAGGTTTATGCCGCTTCAAAAGAAATTTCTATTGAAGGACAAGGTTTAACAGCTGTAGAAAAAATATTCAATAAAAATGCGGTTGGAACAACGCCTGGCAAAGTGTTGCATGCAGGGTCTGATGTTCGTGTAGAGGTTAACATTGTAGGTTCTCAAGATACCACAGGTTTAATGACATCCCAAGAATTAGAGATGATGGCGGCTACCGTTATTTCTCCAATTGTTGATGGTGCTTACCAATCAGGTTGTCATACTGCTTCTGTTTGGGATGATAAGTCTAAGGCTAATATACCAAGGTTAATGAAGTTTATGAATGATTTTGGTTTGATTACAGCACGCGACCCTAAAGGGAAATACCATGCTATGACTGATGTTATTCATAAAGTTTTGAATGATATTACTGTAGGTGATTGGGATATCATTATTGGGGGAGATTCACATACGCGTATGTCTAAGGGTGTTGCTTTTGGAGCAGATTCAGGAACCGTTGCTTTGGCGTTGGCTACTGGTGAAGCTACCATGCCGATTCCACAATCTGTAAAAGTTACTTTTAAGGGTGATATGAAATCTTATATGGATTTTCGTGATGTGGTACATGCTACACAACAACAAATGCTTAAGCAGTTTGGAGGTGAAAACGTATTCCAAGGAAGAATCATCGAGGTACATATTGGAACATTAACCGCAGATCAAGCTTTTACATTTACAGACTGGACAGCAGAAATGAAGGCAAAAGCTTCTATTTGTATTTCTGAAGACGAGACGTTAATAGAATCTTTAGAAATAGCAAAAAGCCGTATCCAAATCATGATTGATAAAGGAATGGATAATGCTAATCAAGTTCTTAAAGGTTTAGTAGATAAAGCAAATACAAGAATAACAGAACTTAAAACAGGTATTAAGCCATCTTTAAGGCCTGATGCTAATGCTAAATATTATGCAGAAGTAGCTATTGATTTAGATGAAATAGCAGAACCAATGATTGCTGATCCAGATGTGAATAATGACGATGTATCAAAACGTTACACGCACGATACAATTCGCCCATTATCTTATTATGGAGGTACTAAAAAAGTAGACCT is a window from the Pseudalgibacter alginicilyticus genome containing:
- a CDS encoding bifunctional aconitate hydratase 2/2-methylisocitrate dehydratase, which gives rise to MNTYKDYIQEIEERKALGLHPKPIDGAELLSEIIAQIKDLKNQYREDSLNFFIYNVLPGTTSAAGVKAKFLKEIILGESVVEEITPAFALEQLSHMKGGPSVEVLLDLALGSDVSIAKQAAEVLKTQVFLYEADTDRLEEAYKSGNTIAKDIIESYAKAEFFTKLPDVEEEIKVVTFIAGVGDISTDLLSPGGDAHSRSDRELHGQCIFEHNKDMQKALLALKEAHPDKRVMLIAEKGTMGVGSSRMSGVNNVALWTGIKASPYVPFINIAPVIAGTNGISPIFLTTVGVTGGIGLDLKNWVQKKDAEGNTVRDADGEPVLEEMYSVKTGTVLTINTKEKKLYNGNTVLKDISAAFTPQKVEFMKAGGSYAVVFGKKLQTFAAKTLGIEMPQVYAASKEISIEGQGLTAVEKIFNKNAVGTTPGKVLHAGSDVRVEVNIVGSQDTTGLMTSQELEMMAATVISPIVDGAYQSGCHTASVWDDKSKANIPRLMKFMNDFGLITARDPKGKYHAMTDVIHKVLNDITVGDWDIIIGGDSHTRMSKGVAFGADSGTVALALATGEATMPIPQSVKVTFKGDMKSYMDFRDVVHATQQQMLKQFGGENVFQGRIIEVHIGTLTADQAFTFTDWTAEMKAKASICISEDETLIESLEIAKSRIQIMIDKGMDNANQVLKGLVDKANTRITELKTGIKPSLRPDANAKYYAEVAIDLDEIAEPMIADPDVNNDDVSKRYTHDTIRPLSYYGGTKKVDLGFVGSCMVHKGDMKILAQMLKNIEAQQGKVEFKAPLVVAPPTYNIVDELKAEGDWDVLVKYSGFEFDDNAPKGLARTKYENMLYLERPGCNLCMGNQEKAEPGDTVMATSTRLFQGRVVKDSGEKKGESLLSSTPVVVLSTVLGRTPTMAEYEAAVDGIVLTKFKPSQKELVR